A window of the Dyadobacter pollutisoli genome harbors these coding sequences:
- a CDS encoding RagB/SusD family nutrient uptake outer membrane protein: MKAFKYIVLAITTIAATSCEEFLKEEPEAFLSEDQYYKTQADAVNAVNAVYFFLNSGGSSIQTPYNTLFNTGMNMASDDEDPGPGATNPDVRSLSVQAHSSTNLRIYELWQQHYAAIKKANVVLEKIPAIDFDNALKARLIGETKFLRALYYFNLVRLYGDIPLILEYQKFVNAADYAIAKTPSTQIYDQIVKDLTEAASALPATYSSPNVGRATAGAAKALLAKVYLTKASLPLKVSANYQDAVTKAEEVLSSADGGTGTYGYDLVNNYAEVFLPAFKNNKEHIFSAQFKSNSLAQGNNESPRAILSGIPGLSGNYAHMVRFYTNGTDKFFSIYKLFKATDKRRDVTFVRNFTSPTNGRKYGLSIANTAVPADSTPFWNKWWDPNSTAVTNQSAANVPIIRYSELLLIHAEAENEANGPTAKAYKSLNKVRNRAGLPNLTAGITKDQFRDSLYLDRRLELVYEYQRWFDLIRQRDAAYNGTFVTNLHKVGKTNAAPKHAFYPIPQSEIDNNALLKQNPLWE, translated from the coding sequence ATGAAAGCATTTAAATATATAGTACTCGCTATCACCACCATAGCGGCCACTTCCTGCGAAGAATTCCTGAAAGAGGAACCAGAGGCATTTCTTTCAGAAGACCAGTATTACAAAACCCAGGCCGACGCCGTGAATGCGGTGAATGCCGTGTATTTCTTCCTGAATTCGGGCGGTTCGTCCATTCAGACACCTTATAATACATTGTTCAACACTGGGATGAACATGGCGAGCGATGACGAAGATCCGGGTCCTGGTGCTACCAATCCCGACGTGCGTTCGCTCTCAGTTCAGGCACATTCGTCTACCAATCTGCGGATTTATGAGCTATGGCAGCAGCATTATGCAGCCATTAAAAAGGCCAATGTTGTTTTAGAAAAAATACCGGCGATCGATTTTGACAATGCATTAAAAGCCAGACTGATTGGCGAAACGAAATTCCTTCGGGCGTTATATTATTTCAATCTGGTGCGGCTTTACGGCGACATTCCTTTGATTTTGGAATATCAGAAATTCGTGAATGCGGCAGACTATGCGATTGCTAAAACCCCTTCCACACAGATCTACGACCAGATCGTGAAGGATTTGACGGAGGCTGCCAGCGCGCTTCCCGCGACTTATTCCTCCCCGAATGTAGGCAGGGCGACAGCTGGCGCAGCGAAGGCATTGCTTGCGAAAGTATATTTGACGAAAGCTTCGTTACCGCTAAAAGTTTCAGCAAATTATCAGGATGCGGTCACCAAAGCAGAGGAAGTACTTTCATCGGCTGACGGCGGAACGGGTACATATGGCTACGACCTGGTTAATAACTATGCAGAAGTGTTTCTTCCTGCATTTAAAAACAACAAAGAGCACATTTTCTCGGCGCAGTTCAAATCCAACTCATTGGCGCAGGGAAATAATGAAAGTCCCCGGGCCATACTCTCTGGTATTCCCGGACTGAGCGGCAACTATGCCCATATGGTCCGTTTTTACACCAATGGTACCGACAAGTTTTTCAGTATTTACAAATTATTTAAAGCTACTGACAAGCGCCGGGATGTGACGTTTGTCAGAAATTTCACCAGTCCTACCAATGGACGGAAGTATGGATTGAGCATTGCCAATACAGCTGTTCCCGCCGACTCGACGCCTTTCTGGAACAAATGGTGGGACCCTAATTCTACGGCGGTAACCAACCAGTCGGCGGCTAATGTGCCTATTATTCGCTATTCTGAGCTGCTTTTGATCCACGCGGAAGCCGAGAATGAAGCCAATGGTCCTACCGCCAAAGCTTACAAATCGCTGAACAAAGTCCGCAACCGCGCGGGTTTGCCTAACCTGACAGCTGGTATCACCAAAGATCAATTCCGTGACTCGCTGTACCTCGACCGCCGGTTGGAACTGGTATACGAGTACCAGCGCTGGTTTGACCTGATCCGTCAGCGTGACGCAGCATACAACGGCACATTTGTGACCAATTTGCACAAAGTAGGAAAGACCAATGCTGCGCCTAAGCACGCGTTTTATCCGATTCCGCAATCCGAAATTGATAACAATGCATTGCTGAAACAAAACCCGCTTTGGGAGTAG
- a CDS encoding SusC/RagA family TonB-linked outer membrane protein: MIKKIYYLIILSGSLLFGSGYARAQDIISGVIRDESGQGLPGATIVEKGSSRYALTDVDGKFSIAAAKEFPFTLQINITGFQQQEIEIYELTSEAVEVVLKTANLLDEVVVIGYGEQKRKDITGSVASVPIEIKSQPVASVERLLQGSVAGAVVTQTSGQPGGGVSVQIRGNNSITAGSDPLYVIDGYPINNDYSVADAGVTDGSKINPLSSINTADIENIDVLKDASATAIYGSRGANGVVIITTKSGTKNKSSINYDAYYGTQQVLKTIPLLNAAQWWQLRKDAAVNSGKTVSIPSVTGYTLDTTGAGTDWQDAAFRKASIQSHNLSILSGSDKTRLAFSGNYFKQNGILQNTDFRRLSARVNLDHQYNDRFRVFTSLSASNTKANVAPTAIVANLLLTPPALPIYQNDGSFVINSPFESALQNPINSLYNQLNETITNRFLGNISGEYTIADGLKAKILVGADIIGNKQNRYLPSTTAEGQALSGDAIVGSIFTSNWLNENTISYDKEINEKNKINAVAGFTAQVSETKGAIAEAAGFATDAFEYNNLATGITSIAPRSLANKWALASYLGRINYIFDERYLFTFTLRADGSSRFGDGKKWGYFPSAAFGWNINEEKFFQQFKKVSLLKLRLSAGTTGNQNIPSYQSLSQLSYFRYNFSNTTVSGYAPNTVPNANLGWEKTFQVDAGIDLGLYKNRISIIADYYYKRTTDLLLTRTVPGTSGLSDFYNGQASVVYQNIGEVSNQGIELYVNSRNLEGAFKWNTIFIYSKNTNKILSLGEGVNQIIPVISNPSIAKVGYPLGSFIVYKTDGIIQQGETPLTPQQNKSPGGQKYQDINGDGVITQAGDRVVISNQPGFTTGLTNTFSYKGFDLTVFFQASIGGKLYNANRANLELATGYVNGSDVLLNRWSTTNTNTDVKAAFQDPAITISDRFIEDATYYRLKNLSFGYTFPKELLSKARIENLRIYISAQNPKTWTKYTGFDPEVSLNGQSLINKGIDQGVYPNNKSYQVGLSLTF, translated from the coding sequence ATGATTAAGAAAATCTACTACCTGATAATTCTGTCAGGCTCATTACTATTCGGTTCTGGCTATGCCCGGGCCCAGGATATTATATCCGGTGTTATCAGGGACGAGTCGGGCCAGGGGCTGCCCGGTGCCACAATTGTGGAAAAGGGCTCTTCCAGATATGCGCTTACAGATGTGGACGGCAAATTCAGCATCGCGGCCGCCAAAGAGTTTCCGTTTACATTGCAAATCAACATTACAGGCTTTCAGCAGCAGGAAATTGAAATTTACGAGCTCACTTCCGAGGCTGTTGAAGTAGTTCTAAAAACGGCCAACCTACTCGACGAAGTGGTTGTAATAGGCTACGGTGAGCAAAAGAGAAAAGACATTACCGGATCGGTAGCGTCAGTCCCGATTGAGATCAAAAGCCAGCCTGTGGCCTCTGTGGAGCGTTTATTACAAGGTTCCGTAGCCGGGGCAGTGGTTACGCAAACTTCCGGGCAGCCGGGTGGAGGCGTGAGCGTGCAGATCCGCGGGAACAACTCCATTACAGCCGGCAGCGATCCATTGTATGTGATCGACGGTTATCCGATCAACAATGATTACTCGGTAGCAGATGCGGGGGTGACGGACGGCTCGAAAATTAACCCGTTATCATCCATTAATACCGCTGATATTGAGAATATTGACGTTTTGAAAGATGCTTCCGCCACCGCTATTTACGGATCAAGAGGAGCCAATGGTGTAGTAATCATTACGACCAAAAGCGGTACCAAAAACAAATCTTCTATCAACTACGATGCCTACTACGGCACGCAGCAGGTTTTAAAGACGATTCCATTGCTGAATGCCGCGCAATGGTGGCAGCTGAGAAAGGATGCGGCCGTCAATTCCGGAAAAACGGTGTCCATTCCAAGCGTAACTGGTTACACGCTCGACACGACCGGCGCCGGTACCGACTGGCAGGATGCAGCATTCAGAAAAGCGTCCATTCAAAGTCACAACCTGTCCATTCTTTCAGGATCAGACAAAACCAGACTGGCGTTTTCTGGTAATTATTTCAAACAAAATGGTATCCTGCAAAACACTGATTTCAGACGTTTATCGGCTCGGGTCAATCTGGATCACCAGTATAACGACCGTTTCCGGGTTTTCACGAGCCTTTCGGCCAGCAATACCAAGGCCAATGTAGCTCCCACGGCCATTGTAGCCAACTTACTGCTCACTCCTCCGGCACTACCCATTTACCAGAATGACGGTTCTTTTGTGATCAACAGCCCATTCGAATCGGCGCTGCAAAACCCGATCAACTCACTATATAACCAGCTGAACGAGACCATTACCAATCGTTTTCTGGGGAACATTTCAGGAGAATATACCATTGCTGACGGATTGAAAGCGAAGATCCTCGTCGGTGCGGACATCATTGGCAACAAACAGAACCGTTACCTGCCCAGCACGACTGCGGAAGGCCAGGCTTTGAGCGGGGATGCGATAGTGGGTTCTATATTTACCAGTAACTGGCTGAATGAGAACACGATCAGTTATGATAAAGAGATCAATGAAAAGAACAAAATCAATGCAGTAGCAGGTTTTACGGCACAGGTTTCGGAAACCAAAGGTGCAATCGCAGAAGCTGCCGGCTTTGCTACCGATGCATTTGAATACAATAACCTGGCGACCGGTATTACCAGCATCGCACCGCGTTCGCTGGCCAACAAATGGGCGCTGGCTTCGTACCTGGGTAGGATCAACTACATTTTCGACGAGCGTTACCTGTTCACATTCACATTACGCGCCGACGGATCATCCCGTTTTGGCGACGGTAAAAAGTGGGGATACTTTCCCTCGGCTGCATTTGGCTGGAATATCAATGAAGAAAAATTCTTTCAGCAATTCAAAAAAGTCAGTCTGCTGAAACTGCGTCTGAGTGCCGGAACAACCGGAAACCAGAATATTCCTTCGTACCAGTCGCTTTCGCAGCTGAGTTACTTTCGCTATAATTTTTCGAACACGACGGTTTCAGGTTATGCGCCTAACACGGTCCCTAATGCGAACCTGGGCTGGGAAAAAACATTCCAGGTCGATGCGGGAATTGATTTGGGTCTGTATAAAAACCGCATCAGCATCATTGCCGATTATTATTACAAAAGAACGACCGATCTGCTGCTGACCCGGACGGTACCGGGTACTTCGGGCCTCTCGGATTTCTATAATGGGCAGGCGTCTGTCGTGTATCAGAACATTGGAGAAGTATCCAACCAGGGAATTGAATTATATGTCAATTCACGTAACCTCGAAGGCGCTTTTAAATGGAACACCATTTTTATTTATTCCAAAAATACCAACAAGATCCTGAGCCTGGGCGAGGGTGTGAACCAGATCATTCCGGTGATTTCCAATCCTTCCATTGCGAAAGTAGGTTACCCGCTGGGCTCATTTATTGTCTACAAAACAGACGGCATCATTCAGCAAGGTGAAACGCCGCTTACCCCGCAGCAAAACAAAAGTCCGGGTGGGCAGAAGTACCAGGATATCAATGGGGACGGCGTGATCACGCAGGCCGGCGACCGGGTTGTCATTTCCAATCAGCCAGGCTTTACGACTGGTCTTACCAACACATTCAGTTACAAAGGCTTCGACCTGACCGTGTTCTTCCAGGCTTCTATCGGTGGTAAACTTTACAATGCAAACCGCGCCAACCTCGAATTGGCAACGGGGTATGTGAATGGTTCGGACGTCCTGCTGAACCGCTGGTCAACAACGAATACCAATACCGACGTAAAAGCTGCATTCCAGGATCCAGCGATCACGATTTCAGACCGGTTCATCGAAGACGCGACTTACTATCGTTTGAAAAACCTCTCATTCGGGTACACTTTCCCGAAGGAATTGCTGTCGAAAGCAAGGATAGAGAATCTGCGGATCTACATTTCGGCGCAAAACCCTAAAACCTGGACCAAATACACCGGTTTTGATCCGGAAGTGAGCTTGAATGGTCAGTCGCTGATCAACAAGGGCATTGACCAGGGCGTGTACCCCAACAACAAATCCTACCAGGTCGGATTATCATTAACATTCTGA
- a CDS encoding sulfatase-like hydrolase/transferase: protein MKRIILRFNRWALAAFTLWSASAVAQHAPTQPYQGKIGKTVAETQQAWPEGKKAPKGAPNVVWILLDDIGFGAISTFGGLINTPTLDSLANNGLRYTNFHTTAICAPTRAALLTGRNQHSAHMGLFPETAIGTPGYDAIMPFEKATIAEILKDNGYNTFALGKWHITPLADLTPAGPFNRWPTGRGFEQFYGFPSRGSIDQWHPELWEGAHREPDRQDGKHFNELLANRAISYLSGQKSGSPDKPFFLYIATGAGHAPHQVTKQWSDKYKGKFDGGWDEYREKVLANQIKLGVVPKNTKLPDRNPGIKEWNSLSADEQKLYARFMETYAGFLEYTDYEIGRVIRHIKESGQLDNTLVIVSVGDNGASKEGTFVGTVNNFGAELPEAQRLKKNLEQIDLIGTEFSKVNYPLGWAAATNVPFRQWKQDANAEGGTHNPLIVFYPKRIQEKGGIRSQYGHVIDILPTTLELTNIKAPVAVNGIKQDPIEGTSLVCSLNDAAAKNRHLVQYYEIKGSRSIYKDGWKAGALHVRGQEFEKDKWELYNLNEDFNETNDLSAAQPAKLKELRALFESEATKYNVYPLKDGTEPFILPTAYNDVDKVVLYPGQSTIIDIASPFALKRSFSLIADVEIPGVKTEGVLLSRGGSAGGLSFFIQNHKLQFVYAVGDGTKYTVSSEHTRLPIGKAELKASVKYDQNGTGVISLYANNVKVGETAILANRAISYLSGQKSGSPDKPFFLYIATGAGHAPHQVTKQWSDKYKGKFDGGWDEYREKVLANQIKLGVVPKNTKLPDRNPGIKEWNSLSADEQKLYARFMETYAGFLEYTDYEIGRVIRHIKESGQLDNTLVIVSVGDNGASKEGTFVGTVNNFGAELPEAQRLKKNLEQIDLIGTEFSKVNYPLGWAAATNVPFRQWKQDANAEGGTHNPLIVFYPKRIQEKGGIRSQYGHVIDILPTTLELTNIKAPVAVNGIKQDPIEGTSLVCSLNDAAAKNRHLVQYYEIKGSRSIYKDGWKAGALHVRGQEFEKDKWELYNLNEDFNETNDLSAAQPAKLKELRALFESEATKYNVYPLKDGTEPFILPTAYNDVDKVVLYPGQSTIIDIASPFALKRSFSLIADVEIPGVKTEGVLLSRGGSAGGLSFFIQNHKLQFVYAVGDGTKYTVSSEHTRLPIGKAELKASVKYDQNGTGVISLYANNVKVGETAIGKTSDALYLHEGVNVGFDDLTPVGDTYKVPFAYTGKINKVTIDLDPGQQAQLRTGK from the coding sequence ATGAAAAGAATAATATTACGCTTCAATCGCTGGGCCTTGGCTGCGTTTACATTGTGGTCGGCAAGCGCAGTAGCCCAGCATGCGCCAACACAACCTTATCAGGGAAAAATCGGAAAGACCGTCGCGGAAACGCAGCAGGCTTGGCCGGAAGGAAAAAAAGCACCCAAGGGCGCGCCTAATGTCGTATGGATTCTGCTGGACGACATTGGTTTCGGTGCGATAAGCACATTCGGCGGGCTTATTAATACCCCTACGTTGGACAGTCTGGCCAATAATGGGTTACGTTACACCAATTTCCACACCACCGCGATTTGCGCACCGACCCGCGCTGCATTGCTTACGGGGCGCAACCAGCATTCGGCCCATATGGGACTATTCCCAGAAACTGCGATTGGTACGCCAGGCTATGACGCGATCATGCCTTTTGAAAAAGCGACGATTGCCGAAATCCTGAAAGATAATGGATACAACACTTTTGCCTTGGGCAAATGGCACATTACCCCGCTGGCTGATCTTACGCCCGCGGGCCCATTCAATCGCTGGCCGACTGGGCGTGGTTTTGAGCAGTTTTACGGATTCCCATCCCGCGGTAGCATTGACCAGTGGCATCCTGAACTGTGGGAAGGCGCGCACCGTGAACCGGATCGTCAGGATGGAAAGCATTTTAATGAATTACTGGCCAATCGCGCGATCAGTTATTTGTCAGGACAAAAATCCGGAAGCCCGGATAAGCCGTTTTTTCTGTACATCGCTACGGGTGCAGGCCATGCGCCGCATCAGGTTACAAAGCAATGGTCGGACAAGTATAAAGGTAAATTTGACGGAGGCTGGGACGAGTACCGCGAAAAAGTACTGGCCAATCAGATCAAATTAGGCGTTGTCCCTAAAAATACCAAACTACCCGACCGGAATCCGGGAATTAAGGAGTGGAATTCGCTTTCGGCGGACGAACAGAAGCTGTATGCGCGATTTATGGAAACCTACGCAGGCTTTTTGGAATACACGGATTACGAAATTGGACGGGTGATCAGGCATATCAAAGAGTCCGGGCAGCTGGATAATACTTTGGTGATCGTTTCGGTGGGTGATAATGGAGCGAGTAAGGAGGGGACATTTGTAGGAACTGTCAATAATTTCGGCGCAGAATTGCCGGAGGCACAAAGGCTCAAAAAGAACCTGGAACAGATTGACCTGATCGGTACCGAGTTTTCGAAAGTGAATTATCCGCTGGGATGGGCCGCTGCTACCAATGTCCCGTTCCGCCAGTGGAAGCAGGACGCCAATGCAGAAGGCGGTACCCACAATCCGTTGATTGTCTTTTATCCAAAACGCATTCAGGAAAAAGGCGGTATCAGAAGCCAGTACGGTCACGTGATCGACATTTTGCCCACGACTTTGGAACTGACCAACATCAAGGCACCCGTGGCTGTGAATGGTATCAAGCAGGATCCGATTGAAGGTACTAGCCTGGTTTGCAGCTTAAATGACGCTGCTGCGAAAAATCGCCACCTGGTTCAGTATTACGAGATTAAAGGTTCGAGATCGATTTATAAAGATGGCTGGAAAGCCGGTGCATTGCACGTAAGAGGGCAGGAGTTTGAAAAAGACAAATGGGAGCTTTATAACCTGAATGAAGATTTTAACGAAACCAATGACCTTTCGGCAGCACAGCCAGCCAAACTGAAAGAACTGCGTGCATTGTTTGAAAGCGAGGCTACGAAATACAATGTGTACCCGCTGAAAGATGGTACTGAGCCTTTTATATTGCCAACCGCTTATAATGATGTGGATAAAGTGGTGCTATATCCTGGTCAATCTACGATCATTGACATTGCCAGTCCATTTGCACTGAAACGCTCATTTTCGTTGATCGCTGATGTAGAAATTCCGGGTGTGAAAACGGAGGGTGTGTTGTTGTCGCGCGGAGGAAGTGCGGGCGGTCTGAGCTTTTTTATTCAAAATCATAAGTTGCAGTTTGTATACGCGGTCGGTGATGGAACGAAGTATACAGTAAGCTCCGAACATACCAGGCTTCCAATTGGCAAAGCAGAGCTGAAAGCCAGTGTGAAATATGATCAGAACGGTACAGGAGTGATCAGTTTGTATGCCAATAATGTCAAAGTAGGAGAGACGGCGATACTGGCCAATCGCGCGATCAGTTATTTGTCAGGACAAAAATCCGGAAGCCCGGATAAGCCGTTTTTTCTGTACATCGCTACGGGTGCAGGCCATGCGCCGCATCAGGTTACAAAGCAATGGTCGGACAAGTATAAAGGTAAATTTGACGGAGGCTGGGACGAGTACCGCGAAAAAGTACTGGCCAATCAGATCAAATTAGGCGTTGTCCCTAAAAATACCAAACTACCCGACCGGAATCCGGGAATTAAGGAGTGGAATTCGCTTTCGGCGGACGAACAGAAGCTGTATGCGCGATTTATGGAAACCTACGCAGGCTTTTTGGAATACACGGATTACGAAATTGGACGGGTGATCAGGCATATCAAAGAGTCCGGGCAGCTGGATAATACTTTGGTGATCGTTTCGGTGGGTGATAATGGAGCGAGTAAGGAGGGGACATTTGTAGGAACTGTCAATAATTTCGGCGCAGAATTGCCGGAGGCACAAAGGCTCAAAAAGAACCTGGAACAGATTGACCTGATCGGTACCGAGTTTTCGAAAGTGAATTATCCGCTGGGATGGGCCGCTGCTACCAATGTCCCGTTCCGCCAGTGGAAGCAGGACGCCAATGCAGAAGGCGGTACCCACAATCCGTTGATTGTCTTTTATCCAAAACGCATTCAGGAAAAAGGCGGTATCAGAAGCCAGTACGGTCACGTGATCGACATTTTGCCCACGACTTTGGAACTGACCAACATCAAGGCACCCGTGGCTGTGAATGGTATCAAGCAGGATCCGATTGAAGGTACTAGCCTGGTTTGCAGCTTAAATGACGCTGCTGCGAAAAATCGCCACCTGGTTCAGTATTACGAGATTAAAGGTTCGAGATCGATTTATAAAGATGGCTGGAAAGCCGGTGCATTGCACGTAAGAGGGCAGGAGTTTGAAAAAGACAAATGGGAGCTTTATAACCTGAATGAAGATTTTAACGAAACCAATGACCTTTCGGCAGCACAGCCAGCCAAACTGAAAGAACTGCGTGCATTGTTTGAAAGCGAGGCTACGAAATACAATGTGTACCCGCTGAAAGATGGTACTGAGCCTTTTATATTGCCAACCGCTTATAATGATGTGGATAAAGTGGTGCTATATCCTGGTCAATCTACGATCATTGACATTGCCAGTCCATTTGCACTGAAACGCTCATTTTCGTTGATCGCTGATGTAGAAATTCCGGGTGTGAAAACGGAGGGTGTGTTGTTGTCGCGCGGAGGAAGTGCGGGCGGTCTGAGCTTTTTTATTCAAAATCATAAGTTGCAGTTTGTATACGCGGTCGGTGATGGAACGAAGTATACAGTAAGCTCCGAACATACCAGGCTTCCAATTGGCAAAGCAGAGCTGAAAGCCAGTGTGAAATATGATCAGAACGGTACAGGAGTGATCAGTTTGTATGCCAATAATGTCAAAGTAGGAGAGACGGCGATTGGGAAAACCTCGGATGCATTGTATCTGCATGAAGGCGTGAATGTTGGGTTTGATGATCTGACACCGGTAGGGGACACCTACAAAGTGCCTTTTGCCTATACCGGAAAAATCAACAAGGTGACGATTGATTTGGATCCGGGCCAGCAGGCGCAGTTGCGGACTGGGAAATGA
- a CDS encoding arylsulfatase: MIDSLKKIIAFLVWIVTGLWLPAVHAQGQSKKPNIILILADDLGFSDLGSFGSEINTPSLDRLAANGLRLTQFYNSGRCCPSRASLLTGLYPHQAGVGDMVQDKGTPAYQGYLNENSVTIAQLLKKAGYHTIVSGKWHVGLVPSALANNRGFDHSFTLQNNGSSYFNSEPLYNDGRKVTFLLDGKEIYRQDSSKYLTQAITDFAIQSLDKVKDDTNPFFLYLAYNAPHWPIQALPEDIARYKGKYLQGWDSVRDARYQKQKELGIISKEWTLSERYENAPDWNSLSNAEKEHWDTRMAIYAAMVDRMDHSIGEVLEKLKQLKKDENTLILFISDNGGSGDTVKQWDYVSQKNGEPGSVASIDSYDPPWGNVSNTPFKLFKKNTHEGGVASPFIAYFPGTVMPGAISHQVAHLTDIMPTFLDLAGIHYPSEFNDKKLVPAEGKSLTYLFKNPQLTKPKTVFWEHEGSRAVRQNDWKLVAEINQPWELYDLKKDRTETHNLANQYPEKVIQLQKEWLEWSRKVGVLDWNTIK, encoded by the coding sequence ATGATTGATTCATTGAAAAAAATAATAGCATTCCTGGTGTGGATAGTCACGGGGCTTTGGCTGCCGGCTGTCCATGCGCAGGGCCAATCCAAAAAGCCCAATATCATCCTCATTCTGGCCGACGATCTGGGCTTTTCGGATTTAGGGAGTTTCGGTTCGGAAATCAATACGCCTAGTCTCGATAGGCTGGCTGCCAATGGTTTGCGGCTTACTCAGTTCTACAACAGTGGCAGGTGCTGCCCGTCACGTGCTTCTCTTTTGACGGGCCTGTATCCGCACCAGGCAGGCGTGGGTGATATGGTTCAAGACAAAGGAACGCCGGCATATCAGGGTTATCTGAATGAAAACAGTGTGACGATCGCCCAATTGTTGAAAAAGGCTGGGTACCATACGATTGTTTCGGGCAAATGGCACGTGGGTCTGGTTCCGTCTGCACTGGCGAACAACCGCGGTTTTGATCATTCATTCACATTGCAGAACAATGGCAGCAGCTATTTTAACTCCGAGCCGCTTTACAACGATGGCCGGAAAGTGACATTCCTGCTCGATGGCAAGGAAATCTACCGGCAGGATTCCTCGAAGTACCTTACCCAGGCGATTACCGATTTTGCGATTCAGTCATTAGATAAAGTGAAGGATGATACTAACCCTTTTTTCCTTTATCTGGCCTATAATGCCCCTCACTGGCCGATCCAGGCGTTGCCGGAAGACATTGCCCGCTACAAGGGCAAGTACCTGCAAGGTTGGGATTCGGTGAGAGATGCCAGATATCAAAAGCAGAAAGAGCTGGGTATTATTTCAAAAGAATGGACACTCTCGGAGAGGTATGAGAATGCGCCGGACTGGAACTCACTTTCGAATGCTGAAAAGGAGCATTGGGATACCAGAATGGCGATTTATGCAGCTATGGTGGATCGGATGGATCATAGCATTGGCGAGGTTTTGGAAAAATTGAAACAGCTCAAAAAAGACGAAAACACGCTGATCCTCTTTATTTCGGACAATGGCGGAAGTGGTGATACTGTGAAACAATGGGACTATGTATCACAGAAAAATGGGGAACCGGGCTCGGTGGCTTCTATTGATAGCTACGATCCGCCCTGGGGCAATGTCAGCAACACGCCATTTAAATTATTCAAGAAAAACACACACGAAGGCGGCGTCGCTTCACCGTTCATCGCCTACTTCCCGGGAACTGTGATGCCCGGCGCGATAAGCCATCAGGTAGCGCACCTTACCGACATTATGCCCACTTTTTTGGACTTGGCCGGGATACATTATCCATCGGAATTCAATGACAAAAAGCTAGTACCTGCCGAAGGGAAATCATTGACTTATCTATTTAAAAATCCTCAGTTGACAAAGCCCAAAACCGTTTTCTGGGAGCATGAAGGCAGCAGGGCCGTGCGGCAAAATGACTGGAAGCTCGTGGCGGAAATTAACCAGCCGTGGGAATTATATGATTTGAAGAAAGACCGCACCGAAACGCACAATCTGGCAAACCAGTATCCGGAAAAGGTCATACAGCTGCAAAAAGAATGGCTGGAATGGTCACGTAAAGTGGGTGTTTTGGATTGGAATACCATCAAATGA